The following DNA comes from Quercus robur chromosome 1, dhQueRobu3.1, whole genome shotgun sequence.
TAAGGTTTAATACCACACTATATCCATATTCTTAACAAgtgatttttatatatttattatttatttttttacaaatattcaataggctttttttttttttagagagagtttcaatgGGCTATTCTGCAAACAATTTACACCAGACCATTTTTATATCAAGGAGACAAGGATGGTGTAATCTAATCATGCATGTGTAATTGTGTCCCTTTTTCATTTCTAGGTTTCTTTGTTCCTATCTCTTGTTTGTTTGGTAGGCTAAAATGGTCAAATACcactgtttttgaaaatattttgcaatCTACCACTATTTCTGAAATATGTAGGAATCTACCACTAATTGGAAACTCGAGTTTTCCAtgtactcgagttccataaaaaatagcaCGGCAAATTAAAAggctattttttcaaagaactcaAGTTTCTAGAACTTGAGTTATACaacaaactcgagtttcaaaaatgtggtagattgctaaatatttcgcAAATAGTGGTAGATTCATACATATTTTCCCAAATAGTGGTAtgtggccattttggccttgTTTGGCATCTTTCGCCAAATACATGGtactgtttatatatattcaaacttGTGTGAAAATAGTCAAAATACTATCCACATGACACATTACTACTCAAAGGACCCTTTAACACAACGCTAGGAACAGGTATCTAGTTTCACCATTGTCAGCAAGTGATTTCATTTCCCAAATCTCAATATAGATTATAGACTATTCTGCAAACAATAGAAAAATGTAACAAATGACTCTTTTAATAATGAAACTAACTTataagttaattttttgttttagttataactttctaaaatttcaatttttcaaaacttttttcaaaatacaaatatattttagtatattttcggcaaaaaaaaattccaataaaaaattaaataaattgtttccaAATGAACACAAATGCATTTCCCAAATCCCAATATAGACTATTCTACAATCGGCCTACACCTAATACATCTGCAGCTCTAACCATATTCTAGTCAGACTTTACAAGGCAATATGCCTATAGTCAGATTTTACCGCAGATTTCCATCAGCATGTAACACATTCCCAACCATTTCATattctatttacatattttcacttattcaaccatctcaattttcaaaattcacctcaCGTGAATGAActtattgatatttttatgCATGACCAAATTGATGATGTTCACATTAAATTTTACTCCAAGTTGAGAGCTCATGCTTCATTTGGTCCCTCAGAACCCTTCTCAGTAACTTGTTAGAAGCTGTTCTAGGAAACTCTGGAACAATCTTAACATAATTCACCTGTTAATCATAAAGAGAGTTGGAGGGATTGTATCAataacttataaaataatttagacCAATTTGTGAAAACCACCATGGAATTGAAATCTATTCCATCTTTTCTACCCATCATTTGGAATGAATTGAAGACACTTTTCAAAGCAATTGGTACGAgtgtaaaataatatatgtggaTTCATTAGAACTCAGAAAGACACCAATTTGATTTGGAATATGCTAAAACTACTATCCATTCTACTACAAAGAGGTTAAACTAATGTGACAATGAATGTGGTTAATGTCACATGAAAAAACATAACGTGAatttttgaattactttttatttatattgtctTTGAGAGTTAGCACATAAGATGTAAGCATTTATGTAGTTAACGCACCATTTGTTATGCTATAAAATATTGTCATTGAAAACATTTACAATGCATAAACCACCAAAACCGATGGTCCAATTGCAGGAGCCCACCAGTCCAATGGCTGGAGCCAGTGGTCCGACAGCTCAGCCCACTAGAACAACGACCCAACCATAAGATGGAGGGATAGGCACtgtgtgtttttgtaaaatgttttaccaagtTTTTATAGTCAACAACAGAAAACATTTTTCaggtttgaccaaattttaatgaaacaaacatagcaaaatgctaaaaatatttttcaacgAAACAAGCAAAGCATAAATTTGTAACAATTGTAACATCACTatggaaaaaatttcaaagatgaCTGTTCAATTTTGAGCAAGAATCTGATCTCTTAAGAATGGTCAGATGATggtaaaagtaaaagtaaaactaatcataagccaaaggaagaaaaaaaatagtcttaAGAGTCAAACCTTAAACAACGGGTTGAGGTTGCTTTGAATTGTCCTTGAGAAAAGCATTTTCAGCTTGTCTGGTTCAATAGAAGATCCTTTCTTTAAGACTACAAATATGGCCAATTGTTCTGGACCACCATCCACGGCTGCAACACTGATTGCAGCAGTCTCCAAGATGCATTCATCAGCACGGTCACATACACGCTCAATTTCAACAGAACTTGTCTGTGTATCACCAAATATTCAAAGTTTTCAATATTTCAGATGTTAGTCCAAGCATGCCTATTAAAGCACTCAGTCAGGTCAAGCTTATTGcaagtttcaaaaatcaaaGGCTTTATTCCAGTTGTACTTCATAAAACTCATTTTTatctatacatacatacatacatatatatatatatatatatatatatttgttaatatGCTATTGAGCCAGTTTAGCCAAAtgtttcctttatttattttttttttagtttttcttcttctcaaatttttttttttttgggtgtggctcttcttcttcttcccattATATACCACTTTACTGTCACTCTTTGTCCAACATTTCTCAGTCCTTTTGGGCTCTCTTTCTCCCTATATTTCCTGTCTTACCGTTATTTTTTCTCCAATCTTTTTTAACTCTTCTTTTCTCCATTCTCTTTTCTATAAATTTGCTATGAGTAATGTTTATTACATATAAATtgttttacattattttatacACACTCCAAAAAACAACTGAAACTGTGACTTGAAGTCACAATTTCCCATTTGCTATTACTACTTTtgtatctctctctttcccatTCAGTTCACATTCATCCACAAAAAAAAGGagattactctctctctctctctctctctctctctctctctctctctctctgtttttctttcttttggtgaaTATTTTATTCTGTCTTGTAGTTCTACTTTAGGTTTAggagtttttgtgttttttatagCTCTACCATAGATTGATGCATTTTGATGCTTTTGTGTTGTGTTTCTTAATTACCCATCATAGgtattctctctccctctaatggctttaatttgattttagttttagttatatttagtttttttgaaAGTGGGAATTTGAGTTTATCAAAACAAATCTACTTGACTATGCATTTGAATGTGCCTACCAACTATTTGagtaaatattaattacaaaGTCTTATCTTTTTTGCCTTTGATTGCACCAAAGTAAAGTTCAGTTGTACAGAAGAAACTCTAAGAAAATATTACCCATTATGACACAGGTTAGAAGAATATGGATCATcttaaaaaagaacaaaattaacCAAACACATCCAAAACATGCAAATAAAAGACTAACTGAAACAGAAAGAGTAAATAGAAAAGGCTAATACTGGAAGTGtaggaaatatttattttaatttagtcttaTTTGATTTTGGAGTACATTGTAATATTTGTAGgcaattgtattttattttaggtcttaATAGTTAAAAgggttattagtattttattttattagagtctttaaaattcaataattgggaTTTCCTAAGTCATTTAGAATGAGGTTTCCTACGTTAATTAGAACCAAGGTTTCCTATGAGAATTAGGATTAGGATTCAGTAATCTATATAACTAATATAAGCAGAATAATGTAATCCTATGAAGGGGaattatctttattatatataaaatttctcttgaaattgTCCTGATGGTCTGGTACTGACTACAGCAAACCCTAGGTGCTGACTTCTAGAGCATCTTTGCAGCTTGGTGCTGCTGACTCCTAGATTctctatctttatttttcatgttctttAATTATCCTGATTAATGGCCTTTGTTTGTCCTACATCAGATACATTTGTAGAGATAGGGAGACAGAGAAAATACTTGCAGAAATTGTTGCATttggagagagaatgagagggtCAATGAATATAGATGGGTAACACTCATATGAaatcaagaaagagaaaaaagggagAATTTCAGAAGAGAAAATTGTTTAAAGTGTAAAAATAAGACAACTAATCCTAGTTTTAAAATCCTAATTTAGTATCTTCAGcaaatttcagaaaataaattataattatgtcacattacaaaataattacatattttcTCACATCGTGCAAGGCCACGTCTAGTTTGATGTAATGGTTATCCCTTTGTTTTCTTCCACGGGTTAATCCACAACAAATATTAGGGTAATTCTCAAATGATTGAATCACAAGAAGAGCAATATGTGGTACCTTAATGCCTCCAATGTTCATAGTGTCATCAGCCCTACCCTGGACAATGAAATATCCTCCAACAGTTCTCTTAATGATATCTCCATGTCTCCTGAGGTGCTGCCAATGCATATATATCATGTTATAATAGGATGCAATGCCAACAACCATCACATGTTTGTTATACTCACCAagagaaatattttatataaacttaCTACCTTCTCTAGGTAACAATTATAAAACAATAATCAATATAGTAATAATAACTCTGTGGAACAaactagaaaaagaaattttttttgactccaaacatgtttggagttatttttttccaaaccaCTAAGTGGAGATTGAAGAGAGCATCCATGTGTGATTTTAATTACATGAATTTGTTAACGAgtcatgtgacttgtttaaataatacacatgaaTAATCTTATAAACCGCCACGTAATGGGTTGGAAAAGATGGCTCCCATCCAAGCATGTTTGGAGTCTAACtttgtcctttaaaaaaatgtagataAATGTTGGAATTGATACAAATTGGTGCTTTTGCAATTAATTTATGGTCCTCAATGCATCAGAAGAACTAGAAGGTAACAATGCCTATGTGGTTCAGCAATTGTCTATCCTATGGGTGAGATAAACACACATGATACTATCTAAAAAATCATGGTCACAATCACAATCTAAAGAATTGGGATGACAATCAATGTAAAGTCCCTTGACCCAAAACATAAGCACCCAGTCATAGTCAGTCTGGGTGCATGGTCCCTAATAAGGTAAGACCACCAATCAGGCTGCTTTTTGGGTAGGAGACAACGGAAATTGTCAAATAGATATCCCATTCTAAATGTCTGTATAAGTATGTACAACCTAAATGATATAACAACTAGGCATACAAAGAGCTGAGTATGCAAGTATTCTTTTAAGATAGGTAGATTGtggtggggggggggtgggtttGGTGAGGTGGGGTTTGAACCACAAACATAGGACACCACAAAGGATGCCACAGCTAACAGGCTATCACTTGAACTAGCATGCAAgttttatgaagaaaaaagggggggggggggggggggggtttgtttCAGCATACCATTCCTTTGTACATTGGCATTCCCTTGAAATAAACTTCATCATGATCAGCATTAAGCAATCTCTCAGATGCTCCCATGTATAGGGGGAATAAACCAACTTCACCAACACAAGCTTGATCATGCTGTCATATAGGTCAAAGACATAAAATATATCCATTTATCAGTCATTTGGCTTGGCTTCTCCACATCCATTTTCTTTCATAATCATGGACATTGTTGCAATTGTTCAGCAATTATCCATCACCAGTTACTGAAATAACAGAATACacagtagaaaaagaaaattaacttTCAACTAGAAACCATCTAATAAATATTCTTACATATGGTATCCCGTTTTCATCAAGGATGACAAAGCCTGTTGTCATTGATGCTGTGCTAAAGGTTCCAAAAGCTTGCGGCTGCAGAGGACATCCTTGGATATAAGATGACGCAAGTTCTGTGCCACCACATAATTCTATAATGGGATTGTAATAAGATTTTGAAGATAGCCAAAGGTCATCATCAACATTGGATGCTTCCCCTGTGGATCCAAATGATCTGCACATATCCATTTCTAAGTTCTTTTTCCTTAGATTTATATGCAAACAAAGTTTTTTAAAGTGCAGAGAGATATTACTTTATCCTTGTCCAATCTAAGCCTTTCATACATTTTGTACTCTTCCAAGCTTTTACTATGCTGGGAACTGTACCCAAAATAGTCACTCCTGCATCCtgaacaaaagcaaaatcaaaattaagttgGTATTTGTACAGAGGGTGCTAACCCTTAtagttcaaaaaatattttacccaattttcttatttggtaAGTCACATGCACACACTCGGTGGCTTTTGAACTAATGACCTCACCCTTCAACTCATTCTTACGGTAGGAAGGACGTGTCATCTGAGCTTAGATCTCTTTGGTGTACTACTATACTTGTATATAGAAGTTCAGTATTCCAGGAGTTCCTTATTGGTCATACTACAACTCATCTAaataatgtttttcttttcaaaaaagccTGGGGGAATATTTGCCTTTGTTCCACTACTAACCAAACAAttcacacaaaataaaaaataaatctaaacaaCCACAACTTTGATGGTATTTTATAAGATCTTTAGAGGGCTACATAAGTCTGTCTCTTCCAAAGCCAATTACCTTGGGTTGGATTTCCATTTTCATGCTGGCTTCCATTGTTTGCCTCATAATAATTCTTTCCGATTGATTTAAGTAAAATCAACTACCTAGAAATTACATTAATCTATTAGCCTTCAGGCCGAGAAAAAGTGTTGGAGGTGTTACCTGAACAAATTTTCCAAAGCCATGGCCAAGAGGTGATCCATGATAGAGTGCAAGAGTTGCACCACATAGAAAGCAAAAGAAGAGTACACATGGTCCCATCACCCATCCCAAATTTGTGGGCCAGCAGAAAACATCTCCAACTTGAACATCATTGTGAACCCATGCATCAGCAGCAGATCGAATTGGTGAAAGTTGTGTCAATGGAATAGCTTTTGGTTCTCCTGATGAAGGCCAAGCAAGGAACTAGAAAAATTATGATACAAGCATCTCATACTCAAGCTAAGAAATATATATGTGCTGGAACAACTTATCTACCTGTGGTTCCAGAAGAAAAAAGTATATTAATCACGGATTCCACTGGTTGATAGATTGGAATATAATTATTTGATCTGCCAAGAAGAGAATGTCATTACTGTAATTAATTCTTTGGACATTCTTTGAATGATAATACAAAGGTTGAcctttattttcattaagtatTTTGTTGGACTAATTTGACACCATTGCTGTATGCATACCTTGGATGGTGATTGGCACTAGAAAGAAATTCTTTCCACGATAAATCCTGTTCTCTTAACTGCAAGCCCACATCATTACCAATCACAGGGAGCACTATAGCTTT
Coding sequences within:
- the LOC126719453 gene encoding probable CoA ligase CCL12 isoform X1, giving the protein MRKSISEVGVEDFVKAGLTIEEAKEFQRVLKEAVFGAKGSDPREVWRSLVAQRVLKPWHPHALHQLVYYSVYANWDSLTNGPPLYWFPSLDQSKHTNLGRLMEKYGSKLLGTSYKDPITSFSHFQNFSVQHPEDYWSIVLKELSVSFHEAPKYILDTTDKSKQGGTWFPGSVLNIAECCLLPRTHPRKEDNSVAVVWRDEGCDDSNINHMTLKELRERVMLVANALDAVFSKGDAIAIDMPMTINAVIIYLAIILAGFIVVSIADSFAAKEIATRLRVSKAKGIFTQDFILRGGRKLPLYSRVVEAAPYKAIVLPVIGNDVGLQLREQDLSWKEFLSSANHHPRSNNYIPIYQPVESVINILFSSGTTGEPKAIPLTQLSPIRSAADAWVHNDVQVGDVFCWPTNLGWVMGPCVLFFCFLCGATLALYHGSPLGHGFGKFVQDAGVTILGTVPSIVKAWKSTKCMKGLDWTRIKSFGSTGEASNVDDDLWLSSKSYYNPIIELCGGTELASSYIQGCPLQPQAFGTFSTASMTTGFVILDENGIPYHDQACVGEVGLFPLYMGASERLLNADHDEVYFKGMPMYKGMHLRRHGDIIKRTVGGYFIVQGRADDTMNIGGIKTSSVEIERVCDRADECILETAAISVAAVDGGPEQLAIFVVLKKGSSIEPDKLKMLFSRTIQSNLNPLFKVNYVKIVPEFPRTASNKLLRRVLRDQMKHELSTWSKI
- the LOC126719453 gene encoding probable CoA ligase CCL12 isoform X2; amino-acid sequence: MRKSISEVGVEDFVKAGLTIEEAKEFQRVLKEAVFGAKGSDPREVWRSLVAQRVLKPWHPHALHQLVYYSVYANWDSLTNGPPLYWFPSLDQSKHTNLGRLMEKYGSKLLGTSYKDPITSFSHFQNFSVQHPEDYWSIVLKELSVSFHEAPKYILDTTDKSKQGGTWFPGSVLNIAECCLLPRTHPRKEDNSVAVVWRDEGCDDSNINHMTLKELRERVMLVANALDAVFSKGDAIAIDMPMTINAVIIYLAIILAGFIVVSIADSFAAKEIATRLRVSKAKGIFTQDFILRGGRKLPLYSRVVEAAPYKAIVLPVIGNDVGLQLREQDLSWKEFLSSANHHPRSNNYIPIYQPVESVINILFSSGTTGEPKAIPLTQLSPIRSAADAWVHNDVQVGDVFCWPTNLGWVMGPCVLFFCFLCGATLALYHGSPLGHGFGKFVQDAGVTILGTVPSIVKAWKSTKCMKGLDWTRIKSFGSTGEASNVDDDLWLSSKSYYNPIIELCGGTELASSYIQGCPLQPQAFGTFSTASMTTGFVILDENGIPYHDQACVGEVGLFPLYMGASERLLNADHDEVYFKGMPMYKGMHLRRHGDIIKRTVGGYFIVQGRADDTMNIGGIKTSSVEIERVCDRADECILETAAISVAAVDGGPEQLAIFVVLKKGSSIEPDKLKMLFSRTIQSNLNPLFKKILFLKNM